The stretch of DNA CGAAGTCGTCCGTTTTCCGGGCGAAGCGGGGAAGGGCGGGGAAGCGGTGCTGCTCGAACGCTTGGGAAGCAATAAGAATCCCAACATCGATACCCTGACCATCATGCGTCAATACGCGTTGCCGGATCACTTCGCAGAAGACATCATCGACGAGGCACGACAACGGGCCGACGAGTTTAACGGTGGTGCGATCCCCGACGACCGCGTCGACTTCACCGATCAACTGACCCTGACGATCGATCCCTACGATGCGCGAGACTTCGACGACGCGATCTCACTCTCACGCAACGAGAAAGGCCATTGGCGTCTGCTAATCCATATCGCTGACGTCGGCTACTTCGTTCATCCGGGCGGAAAAATTGACGAAGAGGCTCGCCGCCGCGCGACGAGCGTTTATCTGCCCGACCGGGTGATCCCGATGATCCCGGAAATCATCAGCAATCACTTAGCAAGTTTGCAGCCCGATCAGGTTCGCTTGGCAAAAACCGTCGAAATCGAAATGACCGATGCCGGCGTCGTCGTTCACAGCGAAGTTCACAACGCGGTGATCCGAAGCGACAAACGGTTGCACTACGGGATCGTTGATCAGTTCCTGGAAGATCCCCAGCGTTATCGCGAACCCTGGGGTGACGCGGTTTGCGATATGCTGGCGGACATGCATTCGCTGGCGATGACGCTGCGCCAACGTCGCTTGAAGGGCGGTGCGATCACGATGGACATGCCCGACGTCAAACTTGACCTCGACCGCAACGGCAAAGTCAAAGGCGCCCACCGGACGGTCAACACCGAAAGCCATCAAGTGATCGAAGAGTTCATGCTGGCGGCCAACCAAGCGGTCGCGACTTGGCTAGACGACCAAGGCTACAACTTTTTGCATCGCATTCACCCGCCTCCAGACCGCCGCAAGCTTCGCCAATTGTCGATGTTCATTCGCGACCTGGGCATCGGGGTCGACTCGGTCGAAAGCCGCTTTGAAATCCAACACGTGATCGATCAGGTTGCCCAAACGCCGCTGGAAGACGCCGTCAATTTTGCCGTGCTGCGAAGTATGAGCAAAGCGATCTATGGGCCGCAGACCGAAGGCCACTACGCCCTCGACATGGAGCACTACTGTCACTTCACCAGTCCCATCCGTCGCTATCCGGACCTGACCGTCCACCGCCTGATCGATCGACTGCGAAAAGGCGAGAAGACTCCGGATGATTCGATGGGAACGCTGGTGAACCTTGGCCATCACTGCAGCGACCAAGAACGCAACGCCGCCCAAGCCGAACGCGAATTGACAGAACTGAAACTGCTTCACTTCATGAAGAAGCACATCGGTCAATCAATGCCAGCGGTGATCACCCGTGTCTTCTCCGATGGCTTTTTGGCACGCTGTACGAAACTACCGATCGATGGCTATGTCGGCATTGACCAATTGCCCAACGACCAATACCGATTCGAACGTCGCGGACAAATGCTAGTCGGCTTTAAAGCCCATCAGCGCTACCGACTGGGTGATCAACTGACGGTCAAGATTACCAAGGTCGATTTGATCGGCCGGCAGCTTTTCCTGCATCCCGAAAAGAATCATTCCGTCGGCGCGGGCAAGCCGAATGAGCGGCAAAGTAAATCCTCAAAGTCAAAACGCCAAAAACACCAACCCCGAGGCCGGAGCAAGAAATCTAAACGCGGCAAACGACGCTAGAACATCGCTTGGCAATGCAACCGCAACAGCAACATGATCAGCCGCGTTTAGAATCTGGCGGCAATCACGTCACCCATCCACACTGATCAGCCACCACCAGTCGGAATTTTCTTTGTGAATACCTGTCCTTGCTGCAACGTCAATCTTGCCGCCGAGGCCGACGACAACGCCAGCGGCCAGGCGGGGCAGGGCAGGGCAGGGCCGCAGAACACCAACCCGGTGGTACATGTTCAATCCAGCGGAACCTGCCCGAAATGTTGCTTCCCTTGGCAACACGCTCGGCAGCTTCGTCAGCGTCTTTTACTCGACGCCCCGCTAGACTTACAACGAACGGGAACCTCGCAACGACCGGCGATCGAGTATCAAAACGCCAGTCAAACCATTGCCATTTCGCCGGTCGTCACCCCGGTCACCGTCGTCGGCCGGGAAGCGATCGAACCCGAACTCAATGGCATCAGCTCGCGCGTCATCCGACATCGCCAACTTCAGCAACGGCATGTCGCGATCTCGCGTGACATCGAGGGACGAATCTGGTTTGTTAGGCTCGACGCCCAGGCGGACATTTTTCTCGACGGTCGGGCCGCGGCTGCTGGCCAGATCAACCTTGGCAACGTACTGCAACTGGGTCCGCTCGCGTGGCGACTTGACCACACGGAAACGTACCTCCATCCGGTGCGAGCAATCGCCGGATTCGATTTAGCGATTGATTCAGAAGTCCCTGGCCGATTGCGACGATCAATGTTGACGATCAACCGCGGACAGATGACCGCAGTGGTCGGCCCGAGTGGCTGTGGAAAGTCGACGCTCCTAGAAACGATTCGCGATGGCAGTGGTCTCGTTGGCGAACTCGATCAAGCCGAACAGATTTACTTCGTCCCCCAGAAAGATCTCGTCCATCATGACCTCAAGCTCGGTGACGCCTTGGAATCGATCGGGCAGCTCTATGGGCGTGAGGTGCTGCCTTACGAAATCGACGAGGCCCTCGACGCGGTCGGTTTGCCTGTCGAAGCAAAACATCGCTTTCCGCAGCAGCTTAGCGGGGGCCAGTTGCGACGATTCCGGATCGCCGGTGCTTTAATCAGCGGCGCCGGCGTGATCGTCCTCGACGAGCCCGACAGTGGTTTGGATCATGAAACCGCCGACGAGATCATCCGGCTCTTGCGATCACTGGCGGTCTGTGGCGCTACGATCGTAGCCGTCACCCATCATCGACATGTGCTCGAACAGTTTGACCGCGTCA from Roseiconus lacunae encodes:
- a CDS encoding ribonuclease R family protein, encoding MEISQELVDRVMRLVVSPDYRPSKPKQIAAALDLPPDEYRELRRTIKQLVLEGRLIYGSNHLVISTGAIGGPQDRIRGVFRMAAGGAFGFVRPGDSGDGAATDDLFIPPGKTGGALEGDLVEVKVRPGRRGENEGSVHQILERARRQFTGTFVFDGNKPAVYLDGTPHEDPVYIGDIQGLPLEANDKVFVEVVRFPGEAGKGGEAVLLERLGSNKNPNIDTLTIMRQYALPDHFAEDIIDEARQRADEFNGGAIPDDRVDFTDQLTLTIDPYDARDFDDAISLSRNEKGHWRLLIHIADVGYFVHPGGKIDEEARRRATSVYLPDRVIPMIPEIISNHLASLQPDQVRLAKTVEIEMTDAGVVVHSEVHNAVIRSDKRLHYGIVDQFLEDPQRYREPWGDAVCDMLADMHSLAMTLRQRRLKGGAITMDMPDVKLDLDRNGKVKGAHRTVNTESHQVIEEFMLAANQAVATWLDDQGYNFLHRIHPPPDRRKLRQLSMFIRDLGIGVDSVESRFEIQHVIDQVAQTPLEDAVNFAVLRSMSKAIYGPQTEGHYALDMEHYCHFTSPIRRYPDLTVHRLIDRLRKGEKTPDDSMGTLVNLGHHCSDQERNAAQAERELTELKLLHFMKKHIGQSMPAVITRVFSDGFLARCTKLPIDGYVGIDQLPNDQYRFERRGQMLVGFKAHQRYRLGDQLTVKITKVDLIGRQLFLHPEKNHSVGAGKPNERQSKSSKSKRQKHQPRGRSKKSKRGKRR